The following are from one region of the Silene latifolia isolate original U9 population chromosome 9, ASM4854445v1, whole genome shotgun sequence genome:
- the LOC141602481 gene encoding pollen-specific leucine-rich repeat extensin-like protein 1, translating into MAQTFFPSLQPIGCCLLLLVYLISYFPISSSLTDEEALLLTRRQLHTLNENGHDLPDEYDQKVNVPFKFENTRLRKAYIALEAWKSAIYSDPSGVTKNWEGPNVCDYNGIFCSPAIDDESVTVVSGIDLNEKDIAGYLPLELGLMTDLALFHINSNRFCGIIPKSFTKLKLMYEFDLSNNRFVGPFPDAVLEMKELKYLDLRFNNFEGALPYEIFNKHFDALLLNDNRFESTIPETIGNSTVSLLVLANNKFTGCIPKSIGRMGTIEEIVFQGNKLGGCMPNEIGLLHNLTVLDLSKNSFVGPLPNCFSNLEKVESLDISGNTFTGVIPEEVCKLPALSQFILSNNFFNDIGKACDPGVRKDVEIEDKNNCLPNKPDQRSPKECSSMMTTSVECDKVKCGQPSTPAQNPVKEEEQPQEPTDEKERSPVKPPPTDDHKRSPVRPSPESPPTVVDISPPPTPVVSPPPPVQSPPPPASSPPPPLFSPPPPPVNSPPPPVYSPPPPSPTYSPPPPPSSPPPPVYSPPPPVNSPPPPSPPPLSPPPPNFADVNLPPNLGFQYSSPPPPMFPGY; encoded by the coding sequence ATGGCACAAACTTTTTTTCCCTCATTACAACCTATTGGTTGTTGTTTATTACTCCTAGTTTATCTTATCTCATATTTTCCAATTTCATCTTCATTAACCGATGAAGAGGCCCTTCTTCTTACGCGTCGTCAACTCCACACTTTGAATGAAAATGGGCATGATCTTCCTGACGAGTACGATCAAAAGGTTAATGTGCCATTTAAATTTGAGAACACAAGACTCCGCAAAGCATATATTGCACTTGAAGCATGGAAGTCGGCTATATATTCTGATCCTTCGGGGGTAACAAAAAATTGGGAAGGCCCAAATGTTTGTGATTACAACGGTATATTTTGTTCTCCGGCCATTGATGATGAGTCGGTCACAGTTGTCTCTGGTATAGATCTTAATGAGAAGGATATAGCAGGTTACCTCCCTTTGGAATTGGGTCTTATGACCGATTTAGCTCTTTTTCACATTAACTCTAATAGATTTTGTGGAATTATCCCAAAGAGTTTCACCAAACTCAAACTTATGTACGAGTTTGATTTAAGTAACAACCGTTTTGTCGGGCCATTTCCGGATGCCGTGCTTGAAATGAAGGAACTCAAATATCTAGACCTAAGGTTCAACAACTTCGAAGGTGCATTACCCTATGAGATTTTCAATAAACATTTCGATGCATTATTACTTAACGACAATAGATTTGAGTCGACAATTCCAGAGACTATTGGTAATTCGACTGTATCACTTTTAGTGTTAGCAAATAACAAGTTCACTGGTTGTATTCCGAAGAGTATAGGCAGGATGGGCACGATAGAGGAGATTGTTTTTCAAGGAAACAAATTGGGTGGATGTATGCCGAACGAAATCGGTTTACTTCATAACTTGACGGTTCTAGATTTGTCCAAGAACTCCTTTGTTGGTCCTCTTCCAAACTGTTTTTCAAACCTTGAAAAAGTGGAGTCTTTAGATATTTCTGGCAATACATTTACCGGGGTTATTCCCGAAGAGGTTTGTAAGTTGCCCGCGTTGAGTCAATTTATATTATCAAACAACTTCTTCAATGACATAGGAAAGGCTTGTGATCCTGGTGTAAGGAAAGATGTTGAGATTGAGGATAAGAATAATTGCTTACCAAACAAACCAGATCAAAGATCACCAAAAGAGTGTTCTTCTATGATGACAACATCTGTTGAATGTGATAAGGTTAAATGTGGGCAACCAAGTACTCCTGCTCAAAATCCAGTTAAAGAAGAAGAGCAACCGCAGGAACCTACAGATGAGAAAGAAAGATCACCAGTAAAACCGCCACCAACAGATGATCACAAAAGATCGCCTGTTAGACCATCTCCGGAAAGTCCTCCTACTGTAGTTGATATATCTCCACCACCTACGCCAGTTGTCTCTCCTCCACCCCCTGTACAATCTCCTCCGCCACCCGcatcatctccaccacctccTCTATTCTCCCCACCACCACCTCCTGTTAACTCACCCCCACCCCCTGTTTATTCCCCACCTCCTCCGTCACCAACATATTCTCCTCCGCCTCCACCCTCATCTCCACCTCCACCTGTATATTCCCCACCTCCTCCTGTTAATTCTCCACCACccccttctcctcctcctctttctccccCTCCTCCAAACTTTGCCGATGTAAATCTTCCACCTAATTTAGGTTTCCAGTATTCGTCACCTCCTCCACCCATGTTTCCAGGATATTAA